In the genome of Marinilactibacillus sp. Marseille-P9653, one region contains:
- the gltX gene encoding glutamate--tRNA ligase, whose product MDKKVRVRYAPSPTGHLHIGNARTALFNYLFARHHGGEMIIRIEDTDTKRNVTNGEQSQLDNLKWLGIDWDESADVGGPYAPYRQSERKDIYDPLIEQLLASNHAYKCYCTSEELEAEREAQRARGEMPHYSGKCANLTPSEQKAKEDEGIVPVVRLRVPKGSTYTFDDMVKGDITFESDSIGGDWVIRKRDGMPTYNFAVAVDDHYMEISHVLRGDDHIANTPKQMMVYEAFGWEPPIFGHMTLIINSETGKKLSKRDETILQFIEQYRDLGYLPEALFNFITLLGWSPVGEDELFSRQEFIDMFDHKRLGTSPAAFDSKKLEWISNQYFKQEDLDEVTLKAVPHLVKAGYLEENPTPEKSEWVKKLIGLYHEQMSYAAEITQLATLFFEEDIEWDEASKEVLQGEGVSQVLESFVNQLKEVEPFEADEIKKAIKAVQKETGIKGKNLFMPIRVAATGQQHGPQLNDAIELLGRDRSIEHVEKAKSLLSE is encoded by the coding sequence ATGGATAAAAAAGTTCGTGTAAGATATGCACCAAGTCCAACAGGGCATTTGCATATAGGAAATGCGCGTACAGCATTATTTAATTACTTATTTGCCCGTCATCATGGCGGAGAAATGATCATCAGAATTGAAGATACAGATACCAAAAGAAACGTAACAAATGGAGAACAAAGCCAATTAGATAACCTGAAGTGGCTAGGAATCGACTGGGACGAAAGTGCAGATGTGGGTGGCCCCTATGCACCGTACCGTCAATCTGAGCGTAAAGATATTTATGATCCACTGATTGAACAGTTACTTGCGAGCAACCATGCTTACAAATGTTATTGTACATCTGAGGAGCTGGAAGCAGAGCGTGAAGCTCAACGTGCACGTGGAGAAATGCCTCATTATAGTGGGAAATGTGCCAACCTTACTCCAAGTGAGCAAAAAGCCAAAGAGGATGAAGGGATCGTACCTGTCGTCCGTCTACGTGTTCCTAAAGGAAGCACATACACATTCGATGATATGGTAAAAGGCGACATCACATTCGAATCAGATTCAATTGGAGGAGACTGGGTCATTCGTAAGCGTGACGGTATGCCGACTTACAACTTTGCGGTTGCAGTGGATGATCACTATATGGAAATCTCTCATGTGTTAAGAGGAGATGACCACATTGCGAATACGCCAAAACAAATGATGGTTTACGAAGCGTTTGGTTGGGAGCCACCTATTTTTGGCCACATGACTTTGATCATTAACAGTGAAACAGGTAAGAAACTAAGTAAACGTGATGAAACGATCTTGCAGTTTATTGAGCAGTATCGCGATCTAGGATATTTACCAGAAGCGTTGTTCAACTTTATTACATTGCTTGGCTGGTCTCCTGTGGGCGAAGACGAACTGTTCTCACGCCAAGAATTTATTGATATGTTTGATCACAAACGCCTGGGAACTTCTCCAGCTGCCTTTGACTCCAAAAAATTGGAATGGATCAGTAATCAGTATTTCAAACAAGAAGACTTGGATGAAGTGACACTTAAAGCTGTTCCTCATCTAGTTAAAGCAGGTTATCTTGAAGAGAACCCAACACCAGAAAAAAGCGAGTGGGTTAAGAAACTCATTGGCTTATATCACGAACAAATGAGTTATGCAGCTGAGATCACTCAACTTGCTACGCTATTCTTTGAAGAAGATATTGAGTGGGATGAAGCGTCGAAAGAAGTCTTGCAAGGTGAGGGAGTTTCTCAAGTTCTTGAATCTTTCGTTAACCAATTAAAAGAGGTTGAACCGTTCGAAGCAGATGAGATCAAAAAAGCAATCAAAGCTGTTCAGAAAGAAACCGGTATAAAAGGTAAGAACTTATTTATGCCCATTCGTGTTGCAGCAACAGGACAACAACATGGGCCTCAATTGAACGATGCGATTGAACTGCTTGGAAGAGACCGTTCTATTGAACACGTTGAAAAAGCAAAAAGCTTACTATCAGAATAA
- the ispD gene encoding 2-C-methyl-D-erythritol 4-phosphate cytidylyltransferase: MRETYEVILLGAGSGVRFGSPENKIVVELNQRPIYDYSLSLFLKDHRCEHVLFVIQAEEQAAIEKQIEQLYGQLPEKLSFVQGGSQRQYSVEKGLTALQFPEEGYVFVHDAARPFIDIEMIDQLFEAVKVDEAVLLAVPAKDTIKVIRHGEIHQTLHRPVIWQVQTPQAYKSELLIRAYKQAAQDEYLGNEEGELVERINHPVKALEGKDHNLKITTATDFLIAEALLKHL, translated from the coding sequence GTGAGAGAAACCTATGAAGTCATCTTACTAGGTGCAGGCTCAGGAGTACGATTTGGAAGTCCAGAAAATAAAATTGTAGTGGAACTGAATCAGCGTCCAATCTATGATTATTCGCTGAGCCTTTTTCTGAAAGATCATCGATGTGAACACGTCTTATTTGTAATACAAGCTGAAGAACAAGCAGCAATAGAGAAACAAATCGAACAGTTATATGGACAGTTGCCTGAAAAGCTTTCGTTTGTACAAGGTGGTTCTCAGCGACAGTATAGTGTGGAAAAAGGATTAACAGCACTACAGTTTCCCGAAGAAGGATATGTTTTTGTCCATGATGCAGCCAGACCATTTATCGATATAGAGATGATTGATCAGTTGTTTGAGGCTGTAAAAGTGGATGAAGCCGTTCTGCTGGCCGTCCCTGCTAAAGATACAATCAAAGTTATTCGACATGGAGAAATTCATCAAACGCTTCATCGCCCAGTTATCTGGCAAGTTCAAACACCGCAAGCTTATAAAAGTGAATTGTTGATTCGTGCCTACAAGCAAGCAGCACAGGACGAATACCTTGGAAATGAAGAAGGCGAACTGGTTGAGAGAATTAATCACCCGGTAAAGGCGCTAGAAGGTAAAGATCATAATTTGAAAATTACAACTGCGACTGATTTTTTGATAGCGGAGGCATTACTCAAGCATTTGTAG
- a CDS encoding PIN/TRAM domain-containing protein, translated as MITNLIILTLVLVGGSLGYNFFPELMDFIPSVPAWIANPIVGLILGAAIFYLLSFQVIKPIERAIKKIEGFFSTLSVAYVIFGSVGAVIGLILAILISIPLAALNMIFVSNVLPLILAVFFAYIGFQFATSRREEIRRLFTRVQKQEDNGVMERKEGDPFRKYKILDTSTIIDGRILDVTKAGFLEGTFVISQHVLQELQYIADSSDSLKRVRGRRGLDILNALQKEEKIEVQMDDSPLPESDEVDMKLVHLAKKMDGVVVTNDYNLNKVAEFQKVPVLNINELANAVKPVVIPGETMRVMVVKNGTERSQGVAYLDDGTMVVVEEGQHYMNKSVTVVVTSALQTNAGRMIFAKMEHSQKGIDDGKETK; from the coding sequence ATGATTACAAATTTGATTATATTGACACTCGTTTTAGTCGGAGGAAGTCTAGGCTATAATTTCTTTCCAGAGCTTATGGATTTTATTCCGTCGGTACCTGCTTGGATCGCAAATCCTATTGTAGGGTTGATTCTTGGTGCAGCTATTTTTTATCTGTTATCTTTCCAAGTAATCAAACCGATTGAACGTGCAATCAAAAAGATCGAAGGTTTTTTCAGCACATTAAGTGTTGCTTATGTAATATTCGGAAGCGTCGGTGCAGTTATTGGACTTATTCTTGCTATATTAATTAGTATTCCCCTCGCTGCGCTGAATATGATTTTTGTTAGTAATGTTCTGCCTTTGATTCTGGCAGTATTTTTTGCTTATATAGGTTTCCAGTTTGCTACATCCAGACGGGAAGAAATTCGTCGTCTCTTTACTAGGGTTCAGAAACAAGAAGACAATGGTGTAATGGAGCGTAAAGAAGGCGATCCTTTTAGAAAATATAAAATCCTTGATACAAGCACCATTATAGATGGTCGAATTCTTGATGTTACAAAAGCAGGGTTTTTAGAAGGGACCTTTGTCATTTCACAACACGTTTTGCAAGAGTTACAGTACATTGCAGATTCTTCAGATAGTCTGAAAAGAGTCCGAGGAAGAAGAGGACTCGATATTTTAAATGCTTTGCAAAAAGAAGAAAAGATTGAAGTGCAAATGGATGATAGTCCCTTACCAGAATCAGATGAAGTAGATATGAAGCTTGTCCACTTAGCTAAGAAGATGGATGGGGTCGTTGTAACCAACGATTATAATTTAAATAAAGTTGCAGAATTTCAAAAAGTCCCTGTATTAAATATTAATGAACTTGCCAATGCCGTAAAACCGGTTGTCATACCTGGTGAAACGATGCGCGTTATGGTCGTCAAAAATGGTACCGAAAGAAGTCAAGGTGTTGCTTATCTGGACGATGGAACGATGGTCGTAGTAGAGGAAGGACAACATTATATGAATAAATCTGTCACTGTTGTGGTTACAAGTGCCTTACAGACAAATGCCGGACGAATGATTTTTGCGAAAATGGAACACAGTCAAAAAGGAATCGATGATGGGAAAGAAACAAAGTGA
- the radA gene encoding DNA repair protein RadA has translation MAKKKATVFVCQQCGYESPKYLGKCPSCGTWNQMVEETIPDKTDSRSRVSLSGKASKAEAITDITIEKEERVKTKLVEFNRVLGGGVVPGSLVLIGGDPGIGKSTLLLQVAAQLNNGGGTVLYVSGEESASQIKMRAERLELRGTDFYLYAETDLSLIQETIENIQPDYVVIDSIQTMHHPKIDSASGSVSQVRESTATLLQLAKMNNIAIFIVGHVTKEGNIAGPRMLEHMVDTVLYFEGERHHTFRILRAVKNRFGSTNEIGIFEMRNGGLEEVLNPSQLFLEERLAGATGSSVVAAMEGTRPILVEIQSLISPTVFGNAKRTASGLDYSRVSLIMAVLEKRAGLLLQNQDAYLKAAGGVKLDEPAIDLSIAVSIASSYKEKETRATDCFIGEIGLTGEVRRVSKIEQRVNEAAKLGFKRIFVPKNNLDGWTFPKGIELIGCSTISEVIKKAFN, from the coding sequence TTGGCGAAAAAGAAAGCGACAGTGTTTGTATGTCAACAATGTGGGTATGAATCACCGAAATATTTAGGGAAATGCCCGAGTTGTGGAACATGGAATCAGATGGTAGAAGAAACGATTCCAGATAAAACGGATAGTAGAAGTCGAGTGTCTTTAAGTGGTAAAGCATCTAAAGCAGAAGCGATTACAGACATTACAATTGAAAAAGAAGAACGGGTAAAAACGAAATTAGTTGAATTTAACAGAGTACTTGGTGGCGGTGTAGTGCCGGGATCACTGGTTTTAATCGGTGGAGATCCTGGGATTGGGAAGTCTACATTACTGCTGCAAGTTGCTGCACAATTGAATAACGGTGGAGGAACAGTCCTTTATGTTTCTGGAGAAGAAAGTGCTAGTCAGATTAAAATGCGTGCAGAGCGACTGGAACTTCGCGGGACGGACTTTTATCTTTATGCAGAAACGGATTTAAGTTTGATCCAAGAAACAATTGAGAACATTCAACCTGACTATGTAGTAATCGACTCGATTCAAACGATGCATCATCCTAAAATCGATAGCGCTTCGGGAAGCGTCTCTCAAGTTAGAGAGTCAACAGCAACATTATTACAGCTTGCTAAAATGAATAATATTGCGATTTTTATCGTAGGGCATGTAACAAAAGAAGGAAACATCGCTGGGCCAAGAATGCTTGAGCACATGGTGGATACTGTTTTGTATTTTGAAGGGGAACGTCACCATACTTTTCGTATCTTGAGAGCTGTGAAAAACCGGTTTGGATCTACCAATGAGATTGGTATATTCGAGATGAGAAATGGCGGTCTTGAAGAAGTGCTGAATCCTTCTCAACTGTTCTTGGAAGAACGATTGGCAGGGGCGACGGGTTCATCAGTCGTAGCTGCAATGGAAGGAACCAGACCTATACTGGTGGAGATTCAATCACTGATCTCGCCTACAGTATTTGGTAATGCCAAGCGAACAGCTAGTGGACTGGATTACTCCAGAGTATCATTGATTATGGCTGTTCTAGAAAAAAGAGCAGGTTTGCTTTTGCAAAATCAAGATGCGTATTTGAAAGCTGCTGGTGGTGTGAAATTAGATGAACCAGCGATTGACCTTTCAATCGCAGTTAGTATCGCTTCTAGTTATAAAGAAAAAGAAACACGAGCAACGGACTGTTTTATCGGTGAAATTGGCTTGACTGGAGAGGTCAGAAGAGTCTCTAAGATTGAACAACGTGTTAATGAAGCCGCAAAACTCGGCTTTAAACGAATTTTTGTTCCTAAAAACAATTTAGACGGATGGACTTTCCCAAAAGGGATTGAACTCATTGGATGCTCGACCATTTCAGAAGTCATAAAAAAAGCATTCAATTAA
- a CDS encoding dUTP diphosphatase, translating into MSERVRGFEVVTKYKGESIELPNRATKGSAGYDLKAAVNIVVPSIWKALLENQGLANLMEGNSIKDENKGFLSSTLVPTGVKAYMPEQEYLLLANRSSNPMKKQLALPNGIGIIDADYYGNSSNEGEIFVQLINYGFEDVKVKKGDRIAQGIFTPYEVIDNEVSEFQTRIGGFGSSGE; encoded by the coding sequence ATGAGCGAACGTGTACGTGGTTTTGAAGTGGTCACAAAATATAAAGGAGAATCGATCGAACTACCTAATCGAGCTACAAAAGGATCAGCAGGATACGATTTAAAAGCAGCAGTAAATATTGTTGTACCTTCTATATGGAAAGCTTTATTAGAGAATCAAGGCCTTGCAAACTTAATGGAAGGGAACTCTATTAAAGATGAGAATAAAGGTTTTTTGTCGTCAACTTTAGTTCCTACCGGTGTCAAAGCGTATATGCCTGAGCAAGAGTATTTATTACTGGCGAATCGGTCAAGTAACCCGATGAAAAAACAATTAGCACTTCCAAATGGAATTGGCATTATTGATGCTGACTATTATGGAAATTCAAGTAACGAAGGAGAAATCTTTGTACAATTGATTAATTATGGTTTCGAAGACGTTAAAGTCAAAAAAGGTGACCGTATAGCACAAGGGATATTTACACCATATGAGGTTATAGACAATGAGGTAAGTGAATTCCAAACTAGAATCGGTGGATTTGGTTCTTCAGGAGAGTAA
- a CDS encoding ABC transporter ATP-binding protein produces MVEIALKNIYKSYDNSEDYAVSDFDMRIKDREFIVFVGPSGCGKSTTLRMIAGLEEISEGELWIGDTLMNDVAPKDRDIAMVFQNYALYPHMTVFDNMAFGLKLRKYKKDEIKKRVDNAAEILGLTPLLDRKPAALSGGQRQRVALGRAIVRDAKVFLMDEPLSNLDAKLRVAMRAEIAKLHQRLNTTSIYVTHDQTEAMTMADRIVILKDGFIQQIGTPKEVYDFPVNVFVGGFIGSPAMNFFDVTLNGNKISNGNGMEVEVPGGKLKMLREKGYTDGAKLVFGIRPEDIHSEQVALDASPNTIITSKVAVSELLGAETMLYSEVGGVEFIARVDARDYHKPGENVDLAFDMGKSHFFDTETQNVIR; encoded by the coding sequence ATGGTAGAAATCGCATTGAAAAATATTTATAAAAGTTATGATAATTCAGAAGATTATGCAGTATCAGACTTTGATATGAGAATTAAAGATCGCGAGTTTATCGTATTTGTTGGACCATCTGGTTGTGGTAAATCAACAACACTACGTATGATTGCTGGACTTGAAGAAATTTCAGAAGGCGAATTATGGATTGGCGATACATTAATGAATGATGTAGCACCTAAAGACCGTGATATCGCAATGGTATTCCAAAACTACGCATTATATCCACATATGACAGTATTTGACAATATGGCTTTTGGTCTTAAACTACGTAAATACAAAAAAGACGAAATCAAGAAACGTGTAGATAATGCTGCTGAAATCTTAGGACTCACACCATTATTGGATCGTAAACCAGCTGCATTATCAGGTGGACAACGTCAACGTGTTGCTTTGGGACGTGCTATTGTACGTGATGCAAAAGTATTCCTTATGGATGAGCCACTATCAAACTTAGATGCTAAACTACGTGTAGCGATGCGTGCTGAGATTGCGAAATTACATCAACGCTTGAACACAACTTCAATCTATGTAACACATGATCAAACTGAAGCGATGACAATGGCGGATAGAATCGTTATCCTTAAAGACGGTTTTATCCAACAAATCGGAACACCTAAAGAAGTTTATGATTTCCCTGTAAATGTTTTCGTTGGTGGATTCATCGGATCTCCTGCTATGAACTTCTTTGATGTAACACTTAATGGAAACAAAATTTCAAATGGTAATGGGATGGAAGTTGAAGTTCCAGGAGGCAAACTGAAAATGCTTCGTGAAAAAGGTTATACTGATGGGGCTAAACTTGTCTTCGGTATCCGTCCGGAAGATATCCATAGCGAACAAGTAGCGCTAGATGCTTCTCCAAACACAATCATTACTTCTAAAGTTGCCGTTTCTGAATTACTTGGAGCTGAAACAATGTTGTACTCTGAAGTAGGTGGAGTAGAATTTATCGCTCGAGTAGATGCTCGTGATTACCATAAACCAGGTGAAAATGTAGATTTAGCTTTCGATATGGGTAAATCACACTTCTTCGATACTGAAACACAAAATGTCATTCGTTAA
- a CDS encoding sugar O-acetyltransferase translates to MKTEKAKMIAGELYNPGDEELVKARVRAHTLSKEYNQLPVEQERTEMIKEIFGRTGERVHVEPGLRIDYGFNVSVGERFYANFDLVLLDTCPIAVGDNAMFGPRVSLVTPEHPLDPVERNSGVEFGRPITIGDNCWIGSDATIIGGVTLGNNVVVGAGSVVTKSFGDNVVIAGNPARIIKKIENQSS, encoded by the coding sequence ATGAAAACTGAAAAAGCGAAAATGATCGCTGGAGAATTATACAACCCAGGCGATGAAGAATTGGTGAAAGCAAGAGTACGAGCACACACGTTGTCTAAAGAGTATAATCAGTTACCAGTGGAACAGGAAAGAACCGAAATGATTAAGGAAATTTTCGGACGGACAGGTGAAAGGGTACACGTAGAACCGGGATTAAGAATAGATTATGGATTTAACGTAAGTGTAGGAGAAAGATTCTATGCAAACTTTGACTTGGTTTTACTGGATACTTGTCCTATTGCTGTAGGTGACAATGCTATGTTTGGACCAAGAGTTAGTCTCGTTACACCTGAACACCCGTTAGATCCAGTAGAACGGAATTCAGGTGTTGAATTCGGGCGACCCATTACGATTGGAGATAATTGCTGGATCGGTTCAGATGCAACGATTATAGGAGGCGTCACATTAGGTAATAATGTTGTTGTTGGAGCAGGATCAGTTGTGACCAAGTCCTTTGGAGATAACGTTGTAATAGCTGGAAATCCGGCTCGTATAATCAAAAAAATTGAGAATCAGTCTTCGTAA